Proteins encoded by one window of Dyella humicola:
- a CDS encoding cupin domain-containing protein has product MLLQKMLLPVIMGSIAWIAPHLAYATGLPAKTFGTVLPEDVTWEPFPAFPPTARLAVLVGDTRKPGPYVVRVKVPAGVKLMPHTHPEDRVYTVISGVFYIGLGKTFDETKLVAYPPGSVVVLPANTPHFHWAKSGEYVTQVSGYGPLGIEYVEAKDDPRQN; this is encoded by the coding sequence ATGCTTCTTCAAAAGATGCTTCTCCCAGTGATCATGGGTTCAATCGCATGGATTGCACCTCATCTGGCTTACGCAACCGGCTTGCCCGCGAAAACCTTTGGTACCGTATTGCCGGAAGACGTAACGTGGGAGCCCTTCCCGGCCTTCCCTCCCACGGCACGCCTGGCCGTGCTGGTCGGCGACACTCGGAAGCCAGGACCTTACGTGGTGCGCGTAAAAGTGCCCGCCGGCGTGAAACTCATGCCTCACACGCACCCCGAGGATCGCGTCTATACGGTCATCTCAGGCGTCTTTTACATCGGCCTGGGAAAGACCTTCGACGAAACCAAGCTCGTTGCCTATCCGCCGGGCAGCGTCGTCGTGCTGCCAGCGAACACACCCCACTTTCACTGGGCAAAGTCGGGGGAGTATGTCACGCAGGTCTCTGGCTATGGCCCGCTCGGCATCGAGTACGTCG
- a CDS encoding SOS response-associated peptidase family protein has translation MCYSAQIAADYDKFVREWGAVISLKRFVELFWEKRKDGQWVKIPKSMREAFRKPRGEDAFALAKLVAEGDREQIEKYEAELQAQNERLARAEAILARPKPTKTAAKDRDVANRKIQAAQRNLDDMHRKEPLDKDSRIYPGQYAPVMIEKDGKRIVVPMRYQCRLPGWTESMERQKPGTYNARRDNLEKAWGKLFGHRHGIMIVTRFYENVARHKMEGRELRPGEREENVVLAFDPQPPQEMLVACLWNLSPAGDHGADLFSFAAITDEPPPEVLAAGHDRCIVPIKPEFVDAWLSPDQNNLKALYDILDDRARPYYEHRLAA, from the coding sequence ATGTGCTACTCCGCCCAGATCGCCGCCGACTACGACAAATTCGTGCGTGAGTGGGGCGCCGTCATCAGCCTCAAGCGCTTCGTGGAGCTGTTCTGGGAGAAGCGCAAGGATGGCCAGTGGGTGAAGATCCCCAAGTCGATGCGGGAGGCGTTCCGAAAGCCCCGTGGCGAGGACGCATTCGCGCTCGCCAAATTGGTCGCCGAGGGCGACCGCGAGCAGATCGAAAAGTATGAGGCCGAACTGCAGGCACAGAACGAACGCTTGGCGAGGGCTGAGGCAATCCTCGCGAGACCGAAGCCCACGAAGACGGCCGCCAAGGATCGGGATGTAGCTAACAGAAAGATCCAGGCCGCCCAACGCAATCTCGATGACATGCACCGCAAGGAGCCCCTGGACAAGGACTCCCGCATCTACCCCGGCCAATATGCGCCGGTCATGATCGAGAAGGACGGCAAGCGCATCGTGGTGCCCATGCGCTATCAATGTCGGCTACCTGGCTGGACCGAATCGATGGAGCGGCAGAAGCCTGGGACCTATAACGCCAGGCGGGACAATCTTGAAAAGGCCTGGGGAAAGCTGTTCGGTCACCGTCACGGCATCATGATCGTGACCCGTTTCTACGAGAACGTGGCCCGCCACAAGATGGAGGGCAGGGAACTGCGGCCGGGCGAGCGAGAGGAAAACGTCGTATTGGCGTTCGACCCGCAGCCGCCGCAGGAGATGCTGGTGGCGTGTTTGTGGAACCTGTCGCCAGCCGGCGACCATGGCGCTGATCTGTTCTCGTTTGCGGCGATCACCGATGAGCCGCCGCCTGAAGTGCTGGCCGCGGGCCATGACCGCTGCATTGTTCCCATCAAGCCGGAATTCGTCGACGCGTGGCTCAGCCCCGACCAGAACAACCTGAAAGCGCTGTACGACATCCTCGACGACAGGGCGCGTCCTTATTACGAGCATCGGCTGGCGGCGTAA
- a CDS encoding SDR family oxidoreductase: protein MSDVIVVIGTGSIGQAIARRVSVGKHVLLADLRQENADAAAQVLFDAGFTVSTTTVDVSSRASVHALVEKATALGDVTGVIHAAGVSPSQASPATILAVDLYGTALILEVFGDVIARGGSCVVIASQSGHRLGALSADQNEALAKTPAEELLSLPFLQPDQVKDSLHAYQLSKRGNSLRVMAEAVRWGKRGARVNTISPGIIFTPLARDELSGPRGEGYRRMIELCPVGRGGTPDEVGTVGALLMGPEGTFITGSDFLMDGGVTASYWYGELAPK from the coding sequence ATGAGTGACGTTATCGTTGTGATTGGCACGGGGTCGATTGGTCAAGCCATCGCCCGGCGCGTCAGTGTCGGAAAGCACGTCTTGCTGGCCGATCTCCGCCAGGAGAACGCGGATGCTGCGGCTCAGGTTCTCTTCGATGCCGGATTTACCGTCAGTACGACCACCGTCGATGTGTCTTCGCGTGCGTCCGTGCACGCACTAGTCGAGAAAGCCACGGCGCTAGGCGATGTGACGGGTGTCATTCACGCCGCCGGCGTATCCCCATCGCAGGCATCGCCCGCGACGATTTTGGCCGTAGACCTGTATGGCACGGCACTCATTCTCGAAGTATTTGGAGATGTCATCGCTCGCGGTGGCTCTTGCGTCGTCATCGCCTCGCAATCTGGCCATCGCCTTGGCGCTCTCTCTGCCGACCAGAATGAGGCGCTGGCGAAAACGCCGGCAGAAGAGTTGCTGTCACTTCCGTTTCTCCAGCCCGATCAAGTGAAGGATTCGCTCCACGCCTATCAGCTGTCCAAGCGTGGTAATTCCTTGCGTGTGATGGCCGAGGCCGTGAGGTGGGGAAAGCGCGGCGCGCGAGTGAACACCATCAGCCCGGGCATTATCTTTACCCCGCTCGCGAGGGATGAGCTAAGCGGTCCGCGAGGGGAGGGCTACCGACGCATGATCGAGTTGTGCCCGGTGGGGCGCGGCGGCACGCCCGATGAGGTCGGCACGGTTGGTGCCCTCCTTATGGGGCCGGAGGGCACCTTTATTACCGGTAGCGATTTCCTGATGGATGGCGGTGTCACCGCCTCATATTGGTACGGCGAACTTGCACCCAAGTAA
- a CDS encoding enoyl-CoA hydratase/isomerase family protein has protein sequence MNATTNSTQIQVAKRSPAYWRVTIDNPPLNVMGPPMVVQFHELIDALEADEQVRVVVFDSAVDGYFLNHSDFEARIEDLTSLPAGPTGLPQWPDFLARLTRAPVVSIALIRGRATGNGSELTLACDMSFASREKAILSQWEVGVGLVAGGGPMARLPQLIGRNRALEVLLSSEDIRGDQAEAYGYVNRALPDAELEAFVEALAARIAKFDKWAIANTKRLVNTTLPPDVELGAGWDACLASIARPAAQQSFKALFALGFHKPGDVENRLGYYLGQIER, from the coding sequence GTGAACGCGACGACGAACTCCACTCAGATTCAGGTTGCCAAGCGGTCCCCTGCCTATTGGCGTGTCACGATCGACAACCCGCCGCTTAACGTCATGGGCCCGCCGATGGTCGTGCAGTTCCACGAGCTCATCGACGCCCTCGAGGCCGACGAGCAAGTCAGGGTCGTGGTCTTCGACAGCGCGGTGGACGGCTATTTCCTGAATCATTCCGATTTCGAGGCCAGGATCGAGGATCTGACCTCGCTGCCGGCCGGCCCAACCGGGTTGCCGCAGTGGCCGGACTTCCTGGCGCGGCTGACACGCGCGCCCGTCGTCTCCATCGCCCTCATCCGCGGGCGGGCAACCGGTAATGGCAGCGAGCTCACACTCGCCTGCGACATGAGTTTTGCCAGCCGAGAAAAAGCCATCCTTTCGCAATGGGAAGTCGGCGTGGGCTTGGTCGCCGGCGGAGGTCCCATGGCGCGGCTGCCCCAGCTCATCGGCCGGAACCGCGCGCTGGAAGTGCTTTTGAGCTCCGAAGACATCAGGGGCGACCAGGCCGAGGCCTATGGCTACGTGAACCGAGCGTTGCCCGATGCCGAGCTCGAAGCGTTCGTGGAAGCGCTGGCGGCCCGGATCGCCAAGTTTGACAAGTGGGCCATCGCCAACACCAAGCGTCTCGTCAACACCACGCTACCGCCCGACGTCGAGCTTGGCGCCGGGTGGGACGCGTGCCTCGCGTCTATAGCGCGGCCCGCCGCGCAGCAAAGCTTCAAGGCCTTGTTCGCGCTTGGCTTCCATAAGCCGGGAGATGTCGAAAATCGTCTCGGTTACTACCTAGGCCAGATCGAGCGCTAG
- a CDS encoding carboxymuconolactone decarboxylase family protein: protein MPDQISPARQAFGDIAPALATYTDDVLFGDVWKRPGLGPRDRSLITVASLVALYRHNELPFHLQFAIHNGVTRDELVELITHLAFYAGWPSASTALQIARRVFNEIEEAKDEA, encoded by the coding sequence ATGCCTGACCAAATCTCACCCGCACGCCAGGCATTTGGCGACATCGCGCCGGCGCTCGCCACTTACACCGATGACGTACTGTTTGGAGATGTCTGGAAGCGACCCGGCCTGGGTCCGCGCGACCGCAGCCTGATCACCGTCGCAAGTCTTGTCGCGCTTTATCGTCATAACGAGCTGCCCTTTCATCTTCAGTTCGCCATCCATAATGGCGTCACGCGCGATGAACTGGTCGAGTTGATTACCCATCTCGCTTTCTATGCTGGCTGGCCATCTGCCAGTACGGCGCTGCAGATCGCGCGTCGGGTCTTCAATGAGATTGAAGAGGCTAAGGATGAGGCCTGA
- the cyoB gene encoding cytochrome o ubiquinol oxidase subunit I translates to MFGKLTLDAIPYHEPIIMGTLVVVALAGAALLGAITYFGKWKYLWTEWLTSVDHKRIGVMYIILALLMLLRGFADAIMMRVQQAIAANDAAGYLPPHHYDQIFTAHGVIMIFFVATPLILGLMNVIVPLQIGARDVAFPFLNQLSFWLSAVGAVLVMMSMFVGDFAATGWVAYPPLSELGYSPTVGVDYYIWSLQISGLGTLLTGINLVVTILRMRAPGMDLMKMPVFTWTALITNILIIAVFPVLTATLALLTADRYLGMHFFTNELGGNAMMYINLIWVWGHPEVYILILPCFGAFSEIIATFSGKPLFGYKSMVYATSSIGVLSFFVWLHHFFTMGSGANVNAFFGIMTSIISIPTGVKLFNWLFTMYRGRIRYHSSTLWTVGFMVTFAVGGMTGVLLAVPGADFVLHNSLFLVAHFHNVIIGGVVFGCLAAITFWFPKVFGFTLDEFWGKVSFWCWQIGFYLAFMPLYVLGFDGMTRRMNHYSNPDWHPWLIVALCGAVIIGAGIVAMLIQFAVSIRRRDANRDITGDPWNARSLEWATASPAPFYNFAHIPQITSLEQHWDDKVTGRAYTQPETYEDIHMPRNTGAGFIIAMVSLVLCFALVWHIWGLAAVSLIGVIGAFLARTYDRNVDYYVPAAEVARIEHERFARRWTSASSLELRPQRIEKAA, encoded by the coding sequence ATGTTCGGAAAACTCACACTGGATGCCATCCCCTACCACGAGCCCATCATCATGGGCACGCTGGTGGTGGTGGCCTTGGCCGGCGCCGCGTTGCTCGGCGCGATCACTTATTTCGGCAAATGGAAATATCTGTGGACCGAGTGGCTGACCTCGGTCGACCACAAGCGCATTGGCGTCATGTACATCATCCTTGCGCTGTTGATGCTGCTGCGCGGATTCGCCGACGCCATCATGATGCGCGTGCAACAGGCGATTGCTGCGAACGATGCGGCGGGCTATCTACCGCCGCATCATTACGACCAGATCTTCACGGCGCATGGCGTGATCATGATCTTCTTCGTAGCCACGCCGCTGATTCTCGGGCTCATGAACGTCATCGTGCCGCTGCAGATCGGTGCGCGCGACGTGGCGTTTCCGTTCCTCAACCAATTGAGTTTCTGGTTGTCGGCGGTGGGCGCGGTACTGGTCATGATGTCGATGTTCGTGGGTGACTTCGCGGCGACCGGCTGGGTGGCCTATCCGCCGCTCTCCGAGCTTGGCTATAGCCCCACGGTCGGCGTCGACTACTACATCTGGTCCTTGCAGATCTCAGGACTCGGCACGCTACTGACCGGCATAAACCTGGTCGTGACCATCCTGCGCATGCGCGCGCCCGGCATGGACCTCATGAAGATGCCGGTGTTCACCTGGACCGCGCTGATCACCAACATTCTGATCATCGCCGTGTTCCCCGTGCTCACCGCGACGCTGGCCCTGCTCACGGCCGACCGCTACCTGGGCATGCATTTCTTCACGAACGAGCTCGGCGGCAACGCGATGATGTACATCAACCTGATCTGGGTGTGGGGCCACCCGGAGGTGTACATCCTGATACTGCCGTGCTTCGGTGCGTTCTCGGAAATCATCGCCACGTTTTCGGGCAAGCCGCTGTTCGGCTACAAGTCGATGGTGTATGCCACCTCGTCGATCGGCGTGCTGTCGTTTTTCGTGTGGCTGCACCACTTCTTCACCATGGGATCGGGCGCCAACGTCAACGCATTCTTCGGCATCATGACGTCCATCATTTCCATCCCGACCGGCGTGAAGCTGTTCAACTGGCTGTTCACCATGTACCGGGGGCGGATCCGCTACCACTCCTCGACGTTGTGGACGGTCGGCTTCATGGTGACCTTTGCCGTGGGCGGCATGACCGGCGTGCTGCTTGCCGTGCCGGGTGCGGACTTCGTGCTGCACAACAGCCTGTTCCTGGTGGCCCACTTCCACAACGTGATCATCGGAGGCGTGGTGTTTGGCTGCCTGGCCGCCATCACCTTCTGGTTTCCCAAAGTGTTCGGTTTCACGCTCGACGAGTTCTGGGGCAAGGTCTCGTTCTGGTGCTGGCAGATCGGCTTCTACCTGGCCTTCATGCCGCTGTACGTGCTCGGCTTCGACGGCATGACCCGTCGCATGAACCACTACAGCAATCCGGACTGGCACCCCTGGCTCATTGTGGCGCTGTGCGGCGCGGTGATCATCGGCGCCGGCATCGTCGCCATGTTGATCCAGTTTGCCGTGAGCATCCGCCGTCGCGATGCGAACCGTGACATCACCGGCGATCCATGGAATGCCCGCAGCCTGGAATGGGCGACCGCCTCACCCGCGCCGTTCTACAACTTCGCCCACATCCCGCAGATCACCTCGCTGGAACAACACTGGGATGACAAGGTCACCGGCCGCGCCTATACGCAGCCCGAGACGTATGAGGATATCCACATGCCGCGCAACACCGGCGCAGGTTTCATCATCGCGATGGTGTCGCTGGTGCTCTGCTTTGCGCTGGTCTGGCACATCTGGGGGCTCGCCGCCGTCTCCCTGATCGGCGTGATCGGTGCCTTCCTCGCCCGCACCTACGATCGCAACGTGGACTACTACGTGCCCGCCGCTGAAGTGGCGCGCATCGAGCACGAGCGCTTCGCTCGCCGGTGGACCTCCGCGTCTTCACTGGAACTTCGCCCCCAGCGCATCGAGAAGGCGGCCTGA
- a CDS encoding (R)-mandelonitrile lyase produces the protein MKITRNGSQASVKGSSEFFTGSVRIDSFFQGEAPARAGGAIVTFEPGARSAWHTHPLGQTLVVTSGVGWTQCESGPRTEIRAGDVIWCPCGKRHWHGATATTAMSHVAIAESLDGKAVVWMEPVTDEQYLSGPLVTD, from the coding sequence ATGAAAATCACCCGCAACGGATCCCAAGCCTCCGTGAAAGGTTCGAGTGAGTTCTTCACCGGCTCGGTTCGGATCGACAGCTTTTTTCAAGGCGAGGCGCCTGCGCGCGCAGGCGGGGCCATCGTCACGTTCGAGCCAGGTGCACGAAGCGCATGGCACACCCATCCGCTCGGTCAGACGCTGGTCGTGACCTCAGGCGTGGGTTGGACCCAGTGCGAGAGTGGCCCTCGCACCGAGATTCGTGCGGGCGACGTCATCTGGTGTCCGTGCGGAAAGCGGCATTGGCATGGCGCCACCGCGACGACGGCGATGTCGCACGTAGCCATTGCCGAGTCACTTGATGGCAAGGCCGTGGTGTGGATGGAACCGGTAACGGACGAACAGTACCTCTCAGGGCCGCTTGTCACCGATTGA
- a CDS encoding GlcG/HbpS family heme-binding protein, whose amino-acid sequence MDLLTTAKALAERVEAEATQVKVPVSVCVIDVHGNLVLQHRMNGAPLFSLQISERKAYTSALIGLRTADLDPLTQPGQPLFPLLALAGGRYTAMGGGVPLSQDGKVFAGVGVSGGTTEQDIAIVEAAVR is encoded by the coding sequence ATGGATCTGCTCACAACTGCAAAGGCGCTGGCCGAGCGCGTGGAGGCCGAAGCGACGCAGGTCAAGGTGCCCGTTTCAGTCTGCGTCATCGACGTCCACGGCAACCTTGTGCTCCAGCATCGCATGAACGGCGCGCCGCTCTTCTCGCTCCAGATCTCCGAGCGCAAAGCCTATACGTCAGCGCTCATTGGGCTACGCACCGCCGATCTCGACCCGCTCACGCAGCCAGGACAGCCGCTCTTTCCGCTACTCGCGTTGGCCGGGGGGCGCTACACCGCCATGGGCGGCGGCGTGCCATTGTCACAAGATGGCAAGGTGTTCGCCGGCGTCGGCGTCAGTGGTGGAACGACTGAGCAAGACATCGCCATCGTCGAGGCGGCGGTCCGATAG
- the cyoD gene encoding cytochrome o ubiquinol oxidase subunit IV yields MNTSRSGHAISADAHESHGSLRTYVGGLLISLMLTAAAFGVVMTSQVPHPARLAAIVVLCVAQLYVQLVYFLHLGSAKSQRANTGIFVCTTLLIAILVAGSLWVMHNANVNMMPMPMSTQEALNRP; encoded by the coding sequence ATGAACACATCCCGCTCCGGCCACGCGATATCTGCTGACGCGCACGAATCGCACGGCAGCCTGCGTACGTATGTCGGGGGTCTGCTGATCTCGCTGATGCTGACGGCCGCCGCCTTCGGCGTGGTGATGACGAGCCAGGTGCCACACCCGGCCCGCCTGGCAGCCATCGTCGTGCTATGTGTGGCGCAGCTCTACGTGCAACTCGTGTACTTCCTGCATCTTGGATCGGCCAAATCGCAACGAGCGAACACCGGGATCTTCGTCTGCACGACACTGCTCATCGCGATCCTCGTCGCCGGGTCGCTGTGGGTCATGCATAACGCCAACGTCAACATGATGCCGATGCCCATGTCGACGCAGGAGGCCCTTAATCGACCATGA
- a CDS encoding LysR family transcriptional regulator: MSRININDLVAFVAVGTERSFTRAAAKLGVTPSALSHLIRALEDRVGVQLLVRTTRSVAPTETGERFLRSLSPLLDELEGQLVALGELRNKPAGTVRITADEHAAESILWPALRKLLPAYPDIHVEIVVDYGLTDIVAERFDAGVRIGGAIAKDMVAIPIGPAMRLVTVGSPSYLARYPRPKSPQDLTTHRCINLRLPTYGGLLPWEYEKRGRSLRVRGEGQVTFNSSSRVLAAALDGFGLAYLPERMAAPHIARGKLEEVLGDWSQPFAGYHLYYPSRRQKSSAFKIIADALHYSPNK; this comes from the coding sequence ATGTCTCGGATCAACATCAACGATCTAGTGGCCTTTGTCGCGGTCGGGACCGAGCGCAGCTTTACGCGCGCGGCTGCAAAACTGGGTGTGACGCCTTCCGCGCTAAGTCACTTGATACGCGCGCTGGAGGATCGCGTTGGCGTTCAATTGCTGGTAAGAACCACCCGAAGCGTGGCACCCACGGAGACCGGCGAACGCTTTCTCCGTTCGCTGTCTCCATTGCTTGACGAGCTCGAGGGCCAGCTGGTTGCGTTGGGTGAGCTTCGCAACAAGCCGGCGGGCACCGTGCGAATAACCGCCGACGAACATGCAGCCGAATCGATCTTGTGGCCGGCGCTACGCAAGTTGCTCCCCGCCTACCCGGACATACACGTGGAAATCGTCGTCGACTATGGACTTACTGACATCGTCGCCGAGCGCTTTGATGCCGGCGTCCGTATTGGCGGGGCCATTGCCAAAGACATGGTCGCCATCCCGATAGGACCGGCGATGCGACTGGTGACTGTTGGCAGCCCCTCATACCTCGCCAGGTATCCTCGCCCGAAATCGCCTCAGGATCTGACTACGCATCGGTGCATCAACCTTCGTCTACCTACTTACGGTGGACTCTTGCCCTGGGAGTACGAGAAGCGTGGACGCAGCCTTCGCGTGCGTGGGGAAGGGCAGGTTACTTTCAACAGCTCGAGCAGGGTTCTTGCTGCCGCGTTGGACGGCTTCGGCCTTGCGTACTTGCCGGAACGCATGGCCGCTCCTCATATCGCGCGCGGCAAGCTCGAGGAAGTGCTGGGCGACTGGTCCCAGCCGTTCGCTGGTTATCACCTTTACTATCCCAGCCGGCGGCAGAAGAGCTCAGCTTTCAAAATCATTGCTGACGCGCTGCATTACAGCCCAAACAAATAG
- the cyoC gene encoding cytochrome o ubiquinol oxidase subunit III has translation MSLDHASHHTDAHDTASTTTVGFWIYLMSDCLIFAVLFATFGVLVGSTAGGPNGKELFELPYVFGETVLLLLSSFTFGAGMLQARAGRKEALLAWLAVTFALGLAFVGMEVHEFVALVHAGAGPTSSAFLSAYFTLVGTHGLHVACGLLWLAVMMHQVVRYGLDGIAHRRLACLSLFWHFLDLIWICVFTFVYLREFL, from the coding sequence ATGAGCTTGGATCACGCTTCTCACCACACCGACGCCCACGATACCGCGTCGACGACCACCGTCGGGTTCTGGATCTACCTGATGAGCGACTGCCTGATCTTCGCGGTGCTGTTCGCGACGTTTGGCGTCCTCGTTGGCAGCACCGCCGGCGGGCCTAACGGCAAGGAGCTGTTCGAGTTGCCTTATGTGTTCGGCGAAACGGTACTTTTGCTGTTGAGCAGCTTCACCTTCGGCGCGGGCATGCTCCAGGCACGCGCCGGCCGTAAAGAGGCGTTGCTCGCCTGGCTGGCCGTTACCTTTGCACTGGGGCTCGCCTTCGTCGGCATGGAAGTACACGAGTTCGTCGCCCTGGTGCACGCGGGTGCCGGCCCGACCAGCAGCGCCTTCCTGTCCGCGTACTTCACCCTGGTGGGCACGCACGGACTGCATGTTGCCTGCGGTTTGCTGTGGCTTGCCGTGATGATGCATCAGGTCGTGCGCTACGGCCTGGACGGCATCGCGCATCGGCGCCTCGCCTGCCTCAGTCTGTTCTGGCATTTCCTCGACCTGATCTGGATCTGCGTCTTTACCTTCGTCTATCTGCGTGAATTCCTATGA